GCCAATTCTCCAAGCCTCTTACAACAATTTCCTTGAGTGTCCGATCTTTCCATCGATGAGTTTTGCTTGAATGCAGTAGAGGGCTGGGCCAAGCATATTCAACAAACTCGTCACTATAAGGACATCTTGTTAGTGGAATACGAAAACTTATTTCAGCATCCTCATCAGATGCTGGCCAATATTTTGGATTTTTGCAGTATTCCCCGCAGTAATATTGATCTAGATCAGATCATTGAGAACCAATCGATCTGTAAGCTAAAGCCGGTGACTCAATCCCAAGAACTCAGAAAAGGCGGGGTTGGACATGGCGAAAATGAATTACGGCCTGACACCGTGACTGAGCTACGTCAGTATCAACAAATGCTCAACATGACCTGGAAATCTGACATGGAACGTAGTCTGACGACTGCAATGTAAATTCAGTATAGAACTCGACTCTCCTCTCATCTGACTCATCAGAGCTATCGAGGTTAACCCCAGTCACAGTATTGCAAAAGAACTTCCAATAGTGGTCGATCTGGCTGGCACCCCTATCAATGCAAGTATTCTTAACTACGTGGCAACCGGCAAATATGCCCCGCGAGGGTATTTGCAGCGGTAAGCTCGCGACTTGATCTATTGACCACCATTAGGATATGGAGGCACCAACCATAAACCCCAATCAAGCCTCTGAACATTAGTTTTATGATGCATTGGATTATTTGCCAAAATATTCCCTTGCATTTTTCAGATGCCTGCCGTAAACTACATACATGTAGACAAGTTGTAAAAGCGTTGTGGGCAATACGAGGACAAAAATCTTAGATGTGGCGGAGCGCTTGACCCAAACAAAAGGGTTCAATGGCTTTAGTTATCTTGATTTGGCCGATGAAATTGGCATTAAAAATTCAAGCATACACTACCACTTCAAAGCTAAGGCCGATCTAGCCTTGGCTTTGGTAGAACGCCTGCATGAAGGACATAGTGCTGTCTTTGAAGATCTCAATAAAAACCTCGATACACCACAACAACGGTTGCAAGCAGTGGTCGACTATTTTCAAACTTACATCCAAGACGAGAAGTTTTGTATGTGTGGAATGATGGCGGCAGAGTTGCAATCGGTTAGTCCAGCAGTGAGAAGTCGTCTGATTGCGTACTTTAAGGACCTTCAAATCTGGCTTACTGAGCAGTTTGCGGCAATGGGAGAACCCGATGCCCAAAACAAAGCACTCAGGTTTGTTAGTACAGCGGAAGGTTCATTGTTGCTGGCGAGACTTGAGAATGATCCTAAAATTGTTGGCCAAGCGTTGAAAACGTTTATCCACGGCTGACATATTTTTGGGTTATATTTTTTTGGTCCATTTATCTACATACATATAGGTCAGCTTTGAGCTATGCTTTGTTTAGACCTCGTTGCAGGTTTTTCTGTGAGGTGAATTTTCTGAAAAGTCAGCTCACAGTTTTCATCACCACTTCTCTGCAAGAGAGCAGAAACCAGACAGAAACCGGATTCGCACCTATTTACTTAGACTTGAGGTTACATCATGAAGAAACTGCTTTACATCAAGTGTTCACCGCGAGGCACTCGCTCCAAGACAGCCCAAATTGCTGAAGCATTTTTACCTACTTACAAAGAGAAGTATCCCGACGCAGAGATTGAGGAACTCGACCTTTTTAAGGTCAAACTGCCTGAATTTGACGGCGATGCCGCTGCTGCGAAGATGTCTTTCTTCGGTGGACCTGATATGGACAGCAAGCAGCAGACTCTCTACGATGAATTGGTTCGGCTCTTCAACCAGTTCAACTCCGCTGACGATTATTTGTTCAGTATTCCAATGTGGAACTTTGGTGTGCCCTGGAAGTTGAAGCTCTACATCGACCTGTTGAGCATGCCCGGTACCCTTTTCGGCTTCGATCCAGCAGTTGGCTATAGCGGGCTGCTTAAGAATAAGCGTGCGACCGCAGTGTATTCGGCAGCTATTTACAGTTCTGGCGCATCAAAGCAATTTGGGACTGACCACGTATCAACCCATTTCACCGACTGGTTAAACTTCGCTGGTATCGACGATGTTGCTACGGTATGGTATCAACGCTACAAGAT
The Acaryochloris marina S15 genome window above contains:
- a CDS encoding TetR/AcrR family transcriptional regulator, with translation MGNTRTKILDVAERLTQTKGFNGFSYLDLADEIGIKNSSIHYHFKAKADLALALVERLHEGHSAVFEDLNKNLDTPQQRLQAVVDYFQTYIQDEKFCMCGMMAAELQSVSPAVRSRLIAYFKDLQIWLTEQFAAMGEPDAQNKALRFVSTAEGSLLLARLENDPKIVGQALKTFIHG
- a CDS encoding FMN-dependent NADH-azoreductase codes for the protein MKKLLYIKCSPRGTRSKTAQIAEAFLPTYKEKYPDAEIEELDLFKVKLPEFDGDAAAAKMSFFGGPDMDSKQQTLYDELVRLFNQFNSADDYLFSIPMWNFGVPWKLKLYIDLLSMPGTLFGFDPAVGYSGLLKNKRATAVYSAAIYSSGASKQFGTDHVSTHFTDWLNFAGIDDVATVWYQRYKMVSDDEASAALEQAREETRVAARR